From Centropristis striata isolate RG_2023a ecotype Rhode Island chromosome 16, C.striata_1.0, whole genome shotgun sequence, a single genomic window includes:
- the fut9a gene encoding 4-galactosyl-N-acetylglucosaminide 3-alpha-L-fucosyltransferase 9 — translation MPSAPFHRILRPLLLGTFILGCFVTLFLMYFKPSTSWLSGPVESTVSTDRVKNLFSTKSDKNVTTVLIWLWPFGQTYDLGVCSSLFNIEGCFITADRNFYNKSDGVVIHHRDICTDLSNLPPLQRPSFQKWIWMNLESPSHSSQLPGIENMFNLTLNYRQDADIEVPYGSIVAAEGEEDFVPPSKNKLICWIVSNWNQDHVRVKYYNELYKHIEVHAYGQAFGEYISDQDYFPTIASCKFYLAFENSIHKDYITEKLYNPLSVGTVPVVLGPARQNYENFIQGDAFIHVDDFTSPKELADYLLLLDKNEEMYLRYFEWRRHFKVKKAYFWAEHTCLACDYLRRHKEYKAFNNLDKWYWGG, via the coding sequence ATGCCATCTGCACCTTTCCACAGGATCCTACGACCCCTTCTGCTCGGCACTTTCATCCTGGGATGCTTTGTGACTCTGTTTTTGATGTATTTTAAACCATCCACCAGCTGGTTGTCAGGTCCCGTAGAGTCCACGGTATCCACCGACCGGGTCAAGAACCTCTTCTCCACCAAGAGCGACAAGAACGTGACCACGGTGCTCATCTGGCTCTGGCCCTTCGGACAGACCTACGACCTGGGCGTGTGCAGCTCTCTCTTCAACATCGAGGGCTGCTTCATCACGGCCGACAGGAACTTCTACAACAAGTCGGATGGCGTCGTCATCCACCACCGGGACATCTGCACCGACCTGTCCAACCTGCCGCCGCTGCAGCGTCCATCCTTCCAGAAGTGGATATGGATGAACCTGGAGTCGCCGTCCCACTCCTCCCAGCTGCCCGGGATCGAGAACATGTTCAATCTGACTCTCAACTACCGTCAGGATGCTGACATTGAAGTGCCTTATGGGTCCATCGTAGCGGCGGAGGGCGAGGAGGACTTCGTCCCGCCCAGCAAAAACAAGCTGATCTGCTGGATCGTGAGCAACTGGAACCAGGACCACGTCCGGGTCAAATACTACAACGAGCTGTACAAACACATCGAGGTCCACGCGTACGGACAAGCCTTCGGGGAGTACATCTCCGACCAGGACTACTTCCCCACCATCGCCAGCTGCAAGTTCTACCTGGCGTTTGAGAACTCCATCCACAAGGACTACATCACGGAGAAACTCTACAACCCGCTGTCCGTGGGCACGGTGCCGGTGGTTCTGGGCCCGGCCAGGCAGAACTACGAGAACTTTATCCAGGGGGACGCCTTCATCCACGTGGACGACTTCACCTCGCCCAAGGAGCTGGCTGATTACCTGCTGCTTTTGGACAAGAACGAGGAAATGTACCTCAGGTACTTTGAGTGGAGGCGGCACTTTAAAGTAAAGAAGGCCTATTTCTGGGCAGAGCACACATGCCTGGCTTGTGATTACCTGCGTAGGCACAAGGAGTACAAGGCATTCAATAACCTTGACAAGTGGTACTGGGGCGGATAG